A genomic window from Phyllopteryx taeniolatus isolate TA_2022b chromosome 2, UOR_Ptae_1.2, whole genome shotgun sequence includes:
- the LOC133473708 gene encoding dual specificity tyrosine-phosphorylation-regulated kinase 2-like, which yields MMIISRKPEGPIATARHGDGLYDSYMRTDHILKEDTDTNSPSGLPPMPKLTAVSNKGVMRDQITTVRGGQLKVKYLYEDSANNRKIGAITTAAPQNSGTTDQTPSKLAPATTLSKDHSVDSSESSKDSNDTSGSHGVANGGNSTKLCGPLTPELAVRLYRTQLTSLEQSEIHSYPDIYFVGPNAKKRPVVTSGSNNCGYDDEHGGYINVPHDHLAYRYEFLKIIGKGSFGQVAKVYDHKLQQHLALKMVRNEKRFHRQAQEEIRILEHLRKQDRNGTMNVVHMLEHFTFRNHICMTFELLSMNLYELIKRNKFQGFSLPLVRKFAHSILQCLEALSRLRIIHCDLKPENILLKQQGRSGIKVIDFGSSCFEHQRVYTYIQSRFYRAPEVIFGARYGLPSFDL from the coding sequence ATGATGATCATAAGCAGAAAGCCAGAGGGCCCAATAGCAACAGCACGTCACGGTGATGGACTTTACGACTCGTACATGAGGACGGACCACATCCTCAAAGAGGACACGGACACAAACAGTCCTTCTGGCCTGCCCCCCATGCCCAAGCTCACAGCTGTCAGCAACAAGGGTGTGATGAGGGATCAGATAACCACCGTGCGCGGTGGCCAGCTGAAGGTCAAGTATCTGTACGAGGACTCCGCTAACAATCGCAAGATCGGTGCCATTACCACGGCCGCACCTCAGAACAGCGGGACCACCGATCAGACGCCCAGTAAACTGGCACCAGCAACCACCCTGTCCAAGGATCACAGCGTCGACAGCTCTGAATCCAGTAAGGACTCTAATGACACCTCTGGCTCTCACGGGGTTGCCAATGGAGGAAACAGTACCAAGCTGTGTGGCCCCCTGACACCAGAACTGGCCGTGAGACTGTACCGAACTCAACTGACCAGCCTTGAGCAGAGCGAGATCCACTCCTACCCAGACATCTACTTTGTGGGACCCAATGCCAAGAAGAGGCCTGTCGTCACCAGTGGCAGCAACAACTGCGGCTATGACGACGAGCATGGCGGTTATATCAACGTCCCCCATGACCACTTGGCTTACCGCTACGAGTTTCTCAAGATTATTGGCAAAGGCAGCTTCGGTCAGGTGGCCAAAGTCTACGACCACAAACTGCAGCAGCACCTGGCTCTCAAGATGGTCCGCAACGAGAAGCGTTTCCACCGACAGGCGCAGGAGGAGATCCGCATCCTGGAGCACCTGCGCAAGCAAGACCGCAATGGCACCATGAATGTGGTGCACATGCTGGAACACTTCACCTTCCGCAACCACATCTGTATGACCTTCGAGCTGCTCAGCATGAACCTCTACGAGCTGATCAAGCGCAACAAGTTTCAGGGCTTCAGCTTGCCTCTGGTCAGGAAGTTTGCACACTCTATCCTGCAGTGCCTGGAAGCCCTGAGCAGGCTCCGAATCATCCACTGTGACCTCAAGCCTGAGAACATTCTTCTCAAACAGCAGGGACGCAGCGGCATCAAGGTGATAGACTTTGGCTCCAGCTGCTTCGAGCACCAGCGTGTGTACACTTACATCCAGTCTCGCTTCTATCGAGCACCCGAGGTGATTTTTGGCGCTCGCTACGGCCTTCCCAGCTTCGATCTTTGA
- the cdh8 gene encoding cadherin-8 isoform X4 gives MERSQHPSEAVSEVGRWLCEIVNKPGNGNVPHFCVKGTGNHSQISRAVVAIRVMDINDNAPEFANEYEAFLCENGKPGQVIQTVSAVDRDDPIQGHYFEYRLVPEMLNNPNFTIKNNQDNSISVLAKHDTFRRQKQEMYFLPIVVTDNGNPPMSSTNTLTIRVCGCSKDGIVQSCNVEAYVLPIGLSMGALIAILACIILLLVIVVLFVTLRRHKNEPLIIKDDEDVRENIIRYDDEGGGEEDTEAFDIATLQNPDGINGYLPRKDIKPDLQFMPRAGHNSGPNGVDVDEFINVRLHEADNDPTAPPYDSIQIYGYEGRGSVAGSLSSLETTSSDSDQNYDYLREWGPRFRRLGELYSVGESDRET, from the exons ATGGAGCGAAGTCAACACCCTTCGGAAGCAGTATCAGAAGTAGGACGGTGGTTGTGTGAAATAGTGAACAAACCTGGGAACGGAAATGTGCCCCacttctgtgtgaaaggcacag GTAACCACAGTCAGATCTCCCGGGCGGTGGTGGCGATCCGGGTCATGGACATAAACGACAACGCCCCAGAGTTCGCCAACGAATATGAAGcctttttgtgtgaaaatggAAAACCCGGACAG GTGATCCAAACGGTCAGCGCTGTGGACAGAGACGACCCGATCCAGGGCCACTACTTTGAGTACCGCCTGGTGCCCGAGATGCTCAACAATCCCAACTTCACCATTAAGAACAACCAAG ACAACTCCATTAGTGTCCTGGCCAAGCACGACACATTCCGGCGGCAGAAGCAGGAGATGTACTTCCTTCCTATCGTGGTGACGGACAACGGCAACCCACCCATGAGCAGCACCAACACCCTGACCATTCGGGTGTGCGGATGCAGCAAGGACGGTATCGTGCAGTCCTGCAACGTAGAGGCCTACGTCCTGCCCATCGGCCTTAGCATGGGTGCGCTAATTGCCATCTTGGCCTGTATCATCCTGCTTTTAG TAATAGTggtgctttttgtgacattacgGCGACACAAGAATGAGCCGCTCATCATCAAGGACGACGAGGATGTGCGCGAGAACATCATCCGCTACGATGACGAGGGCGGTGGCGAGGAGGACACGGAGGCCTTTGACATCGCCACGCTGCAGAACCCGGATGGCATCAATGGCTACTTGCCACGCAAGGACATCAAGCCTGACCTGCAGTTCATGCCGCGCGCCGGCCACAACTCGGGCCCCAACGGCGTGGACGTGGACGAGTTCATCAACGTGCGACTGCATGAGGCTGACAACGACCCCACAGCACCGCCATACGACTCCATCCAGATCTACGGCTATGAGGGCCGGGGATCGGTTGCCGGCTCACTCAGCTCTCTGGAGACCACGTCTTCTGACTCGGACCAGAACTATGACTACCTCAGGGAGTGGGGCCCTCGCTTCAGGAGACTTGGGGAACTCTACTCAGTGGGCGAGAGTGACCGGGAGACCTga